A genome region from Bombilactobacillus bombi includes the following:
- a CDS encoding PTS system mannose/fructose/sorbose family transporter subunit IID has product MSEPLGKLNKRDLIKTALRHYIGVSTYNYDTGTASGLVWEMFPALRKIYKKDDDLVQSLNNHFKFYNCNPWLSPLITGATLAMEEKNGIQSLEAVQNLKVGLMGPLSGIGDTIIWVMIPTILGAIAGSMGQKGDPTGLFLFLFLWLLMSFTRPYLYIIGYKSGTNLISNLGDSLKSFTDAISILGITVIGSIISTTVKVNVGWQFVRSGVKVNLQDILNKLCPSLLPAIVVLILYLLLKNKKAKMGWLIVGIIIISMAGAAVGLFKA; this is encoded by the coding sequence ATGAGTGAACCTTTAGGGAAATTAAACAAACGAGATTTAATTAAAACAGCTTTGCGTCACTACATTGGTGTCAGTACTTATAATTATGATACCGGTACAGCATCAGGCTTGGTTTGGGAAATGTTTCCAGCATTACGCAAAATTTATAAAAAAGATGATGATTTAGTGCAATCACTAAATAATCATTTTAAATTTTATAATTGTAATCCATGGCTCTCTCCTTTAATTACAGGTGCTACTTTAGCAATGGAAGAAAAAAATGGTATTCAGTCTTTAGAAGCAGTACAAAACTTAAAGGTAGGTCTAATGGGGCCATTATCCGGTATCGGAGATACGATTATTTGGGTTATGATTCCAACTATTTTAGGAGCTATTGCTGGTTCAATGGGGCAAAAAGGTGATCCAACAGGTTTATTTTTGTTTTTATTTCTATGGTTATTAATGTCGTTTACCCGACCATATCTATATATTATAGGTTATAAATCAGGAACTAATTTAATTAGTAATTTGGGTGATAGTCTTAAATCTTTTACTGATGCAATTTCTATTTTGGGTATTACTGTTATTGGATCTATTATTTCTACTACTGTTAAAGTTAACGTGGGATGGCAATTTGTTCGTTCGGGAGTCAAGGTTAATTTGCAAGATATTTTAAATAAATTGTGTCCGTCCTTATTACCAGCAATAGTAGTTTTGATATTGTATTTATTGTTAAAAAACAAAAAAGCCAAAATGGGCTGGCTAATTGTAGGAATTATTATAATTTCTATGGCTGGTGCTGCAGTTGGCTTATTTAAAGCATAA
- a CDS encoding PTS sugar transporter subunit IIA, whose product MKRIIIVTHKKLALGLQDSLNFFTNMNDQITAIPAYEHDDNQFPDEIIKKKIVEFKNNNDQIFILTDLLGGSVNQHILKFVDNNTFVITGVNLPLALSILLSPYEYLTLNQVQKVVSEAKEQIILMNTYNSPNSEDDE is encoded by the coding sequence ATGAAAAGAATTATAATTGTTACACATAAAAAATTAGCATTAGGTTTACAAGATAGTTTAAATTTTTTTACAAATATGAACGATCAGATTACGGCAATTCCAGCTTATGAACATGATGATAATCAATTTCCTGATGAAATTATAAAAAAGAAAATAGTGGAATTTAAAAATAATAATGATCAAATTTTTATTTTAACTGATTTATTAGGTGGGAGTGTTAATCAACATATTTTAAAATTCGTAGACAATAATACTTTTGTTATTACAGGAGTTAATTTGCCTTTGGCTTTATCTATTTTGTTGTCTCCTTATGAATATCTAACATTGAATCAAGTTCAAAAAGTAGTGTCTGAAGCTAAAGAACAAATAATTTTAATGAACACTTATAATTCTCCTAATTCTGAAGATGATGAGTAA
- a CDS encoding PRD domain-containing protein, whose protein sequence is MSFSINEAGFLAIHFIENELSLNSENRINNIEIKDNQSINQIIKIILNNLQIKDQHANIKLDRLITHLNFLLNRIRKQQHFQDNHDDKKLNDSLRRQFPQISKICDQISTLLLSKYYYKLSKSEEIYLIMHIQQVAKQLDIRKDKNK, encoded by the coding sequence GTGTCTTTTTCTATAAATGAGGCTGGTTTTTTAGCAATTCATTTTATTGAAAATGAACTATCTCTTAATTCAGAAAATAGAATAAATAATATAGAGATTAAAGATAATCAATCTATTAATCAAATAATCAAAATAATTTTGAATAATTTACAAATTAAAGATCAACATGCGAATATTAAATTAGATAGATTAATAACACATCTAAACTTTTTATTGAATCGTATACGTAAGCAACAACACTTCCAAGACAATCACGATGATAAAAAGCTAAATGATAGTTTACGTCGCCAATTTCCACAAATTTCCAAAATTTGTGATCAAATATCTACATTATTACTTTCAAAATATTATTATAAATTATCAAAGTCTGAAGAAATCTATTTAATTATGCACATTCAACAAGTAGCTAAACAATTGGATATTAGAAAGGACAAAAACAAATGA
- a CDS encoding Nif3-like dinuclear metal center hexameric protein, with protein MKISEIIEIIKKFYKGPSDDIGTVTRDQVLYGDINQDCTGVVTSQWASINVIKRAIDLNANLIISHEALFWNHEDHQDWLQNSNNRVYQYKKDLLNKHNITVWRNHDFIHSGIPIKDGLYQDGIFYAFAQAMGWGSYLKGNIEKVRTFQIPETTVMEIAKKMMNVLNIEGIKIIGSPNSKVKNVCIPHHILGDAKGYITDTEKKDINLFVAMEVVDFTLSEYIRDAAQAGKSRAIITAGHFNTEEIGMKYFVKHLEYLLPQEINCNFVQSGDMYHYLVK; from the coding sequence ATGAAAATCTCTGAAATTATTGAGATAATAAAGAAATTTTATAAAGGACCATCTGATGATATTGGCACTGTTACCAGAGATCAAGTTTTATATGGCGATATTAATCAGGATTGTACGGGAGTTGTTACTAGTCAGTGGGCTTCAATAAATGTAATAAAAAGGGCAATAGATTTAAATGCTAATTTAATTATTTCGCATGAAGCGCTTTTTTGGAATCATGAAGATCATCAAGATTGGTTACAAAATTCTAATAATCGAGTTTATCAATATAAAAAAGATTTATTAAATAAACATAATATAACTGTATGGCGTAATCATGACTTTATTCATTCAGGAATTCCGATAAAAGATGGATTATATCAAGATGGTATTTTTTATGCTTTTGCTCAAGCAATGGGATGGGGAAGCTATTTAAAAGGCAATATTGAAAAAGTTCGGACTTTTCAAATACCAGAAACGACGGTTATGGAAATCGCTAAAAAAATGATGAATGTTCTCAACATTGAAGGAATTAAGATAATTGGAAGTCCTAATAGTAAAGTGAAGAATGTTTGTATCCCACACCATATTTTAGGAGATGCCAAAGGATATATAACAGATACTGAGAAAAAGGATATAAACTTGTTTGTCGCTATGGAAGTAGTTGACTTTACACTAAGTGAATATATTCGTGATGCTGCACAAGCAGGTAAAAGTCGTGCAATAATTACAGCAGGACATTTTAATACTGAAGAAATAGGGATGAAGTATTTTGTTAAGCATTTGGAATACTTATTACCCCAAGAAATAAATTGTAATTTTGTGCAATCAGGAGATATGTATCATTATCTAGTCAAGTAA
- a CDS encoding IS30 family transposase — translation MYQIVIAVVNAAKRLQSKVEISIEQRPKAINQRQEFGHWEVDTVLSSQGQSKACLVTSVKRHSHLFCVMKTPDRTAQFLNQTFERFGSVVQSITVDHDKEFVQYQELEQRYGLTTYFCRPYSPW, via the coding sequence ATTTACCAGATCGTAATCGCCGTCGTAAACGCAGCCAAGAGACTCCAGAGCAAAGTGGAGATAAGTATTGAACAACGTCCTAAAGCAATTAATCAACGCCAAGAGTTTGGTCATTGGGAAGTGGATACTGTTTTATCTAGTCAAGGGCAAAGCAAAGCTTGTTTGGTTACCTCTGTGAAACGACACAGTCACTTATTTTGTGTGATGAAAACTCCAGATCGGACAGCTCAGTTCTTAAATCAAACCTTTGAGCGCTTTGGTAGCGTGGTTCAAAGCATTACTGTTGATCATGACAAAGAGTTTGTCCAGTATCAAGAATTAGAACAGCGTTATGGGCTAACCACTTATTTCTGTCGTCCCTATTCACCTTGGTAA
- a CDS encoding LysR family transcriptional regulator: MNIEHLRYYVEIVKSNYNLTVAAKKLYISQSALSQLINHYENLINVPFFKRNKGHLVGLTPAGKYIFQKSQSIINIYEETKKTLQNVYATNKQITIGIPILALQLVYEKFFQKLQLEYQNLKISIIESNSQKALYMLNNGEIDIAISTENPNTCNDLFSKKIFDSDLVVIMDRNHPLAKNKFITAKDLFIYPLASLNNSYDINKLIIKKFKSIKSTPVFTFQSSDLNLLISTCKNQKTLAILPTLAYSHVNKNEYCYKLMKPDIRFSIYISILKKYKRFDAKNFQIFIDMCKYAENFKEKNKEYDIYT; the protein is encoded by the coding sequence ATGAATATAGAACATTTAAGATATTATGTAGAAATTGTTAAATCCAACTATAACTTAACCGTTGCTGCAAAAAAATTATATATTAGTCAATCGGCATTAAGCCAGTTAATTAATCATTATGAAAATTTAATCAATGTCCCCTTTTTTAAACGTAATAAGGGACATCTTGTGGGTTTAACGCCAGCAGGAAAATATATTTTTCAAAAATCCCAGTCTATTATTAATATTTATGAAGAAACCAAAAAAACTTTGCAAAATGTTTATGCAACTAACAAGCAAATAACTATTGGTATACCTATTTTAGCTTTACAATTAGTTTATGAAAAGTTTTTCCAAAAATTACAATTAGAATATCAAAATTTGAAGATTTCTATTATTGAAAGCAATAGTCAAAAAGCATTATACATGCTCAATAATGGTGAGATAGATATTGCAATTAGCACAGAAAATCCAAACACTTGCAATGATTTATTTTCTAAAAAAATATTCGATAGTGATCTTGTTGTAATAATGGATCGTAATCACCCTTTAGCTAAAAATAAATTTATAACTGCTAAAGATTTATTTATATATCCTCTAGCATCTTTAAATAATTCTTACGACATTAATAAATTAATTATTAAAAAATTTAAATCTATAAAATCCACACCTGTATTTACATTTCAATCATCTGATCTGAATTTATTAATTTCTACTTGTAAAAACCAAAAAACTTTAGCCATATTACCTACACTGGCCTATTCTCATGTAAACAAAAATGAATATTGTTACAAATTAATGAAACCTGATATCAGATTTTCTATATATATTTCAATATTGAAGAAATATAAACGCTTTGATGCAAAAAATTTTCAAATTTTTATAGATATGTGTAAATATGCTGAAAACTTCAAAGAAAAAAATAAAGAATATGATATTTATACGTGA
- a CDS encoding CaiB/BaiF CoA transferase family protein, whose protein sequence is MYYDLLNGLKVVDLSTYIAAPVAAEMLADLGADVIKIETPKGDVIRYLNATCKIDDGPEESSAFQCYNGGKKKIVLNLKTSEGLEVMHKLLSQADVFITNNRTKSLKKMGLDYNSIKSKYPELVYGQILGYGDKGPLKDAPGFDSVAFWTRSGFLQDAGTEGDYPINAPYGFGDISTGTALFGAVCAALVKQQRQGEGSRVAVSLYGTSIWYNGILIGSAQKAPGFHATYPMKREDNSPLFTSYQSQDHKWIMLTILDYDKYFKSLCNALNLSEIPDDPRFNTYNNLNKNRKEMIRILEEAFGKFTADEISQKLTELDITHDIMPHFKDVNTDPQALENGYIEDFTFKTGKTVKVARQPIHVTGQHPHKWQDAPKIGCDTETVLKSIGYDDAMIMKLRENKTI, encoded by the coding sequence ATGTATTATGATTTATTGAATGGCTTGAAAGTTGTGGATTTATCAACTTATATTGCTGCTCCAGTAGCTGCAGAAATGTTAGCAGATTTAGGAGCTGATGTTATAAAGATTGAAACACCCAAGGGTGACGTTATTAGATATCTAAATGCCACTTGTAAGATCGATGATGGACCTGAAGAAAGTAGTGCTTTTCAATGCTATAACGGAGGAAAAAAGAAAATAGTACTTAATTTAAAAACTTCTGAAGGTTTGGAGGTTATGCATAAATTATTAAGTCAAGCGGACGTGTTTATTACTAATAATCGTACTAAATCTCTAAAAAAGATGGGCCTTGATTATAATTCTATAAAAAGCAAATATCCGGAATTAGTTTATGGTCAAATTTTAGGTTATGGGGATAAAGGACCATTAAAGGATGCACCTGGTTTTGATTCTGTAGCATTTTGGACACGATCTGGTTTTTTGCAAGATGCTGGTACAGAAGGAGATTATCCAATTAATGCTCCTTATGGTTTTGGAGATATATCTACGGGTACAGCATTATTTGGTGCTGTTTGTGCAGCACTTGTCAAGCAACAACGCCAAGGTGAAGGATCACGTGTAGCAGTTTCCTTATATGGAACAAGTATTTGGTATAACGGTATTTTAATAGGATCAGCACAAAAAGCTCCTGGATTCCATGCTACCTATCCAATGAAGCGTGAAGATAACTCTCCATTGTTTACCTCTTATCAATCACAAGACCATAAATGGATTATGTTAACTATTTTGGATTATGATAAATATTTTAAATCTTTATGCAATGCTTTGAATTTATCAGAGATTCCTGATGATCCGAGATTTAATACGTATAACAATCTGAATAAGAATCGTAAAGAAATGATTCGAATTTTAGAAGAGGCTTTTGGTAAATTTACAGCTGATGAAATTAGTCAAAAACTTACAGAATTAGATATAACGCATGATATTATGCCACATTTTAAAGATGTCAATACTGATCCACAGGCTTTAGAAAATGGCTATATTGAAGATTTTACTTTTAAGACAGGTAAAACTGTTAAAGTAGCACGTCAACCAATTCATGTAACTGGACAACATCCACATAAATGGCAAGATGCACCAAAGATTGGTTGTGATACGGAAACAGTTTTGAAGTCGATTGGTTATGATGATGCTATGATTATGAAATTAAGAGAAAATAAAACAATTTAA
- a CDS encoding MaoC family dehydratase — translation MTEEKGLFLGKKSKDYSVKIDSEKIHQFADLSGDHNPLHLDEEFAKTSRFGQRVAHGMLSAIYINKPLVDMGDGSGVILDQNLRFVKPVYYDDVITVKCEVKDVIDKKKFTMVKIATNVYNQNDELVIEGEATVIPEA, via the coding sequence ATGACAGAAGAAAAAGGTTTATTTTTAGGCAAAAAATCAAAGGATTACAGTGTAAAAATTGATAGTGAAAAAATTCATCAATTTGCTGATTTATCAGGTGATCATAATCCATTACATTTAGATGAAGAATTTGCTAAAACTTCTCGTTTTGGCCAAAGAGTTGCTCATGGAATGCTATCAGCAATTTATATTAATAAGCCATTAGTTGATATGGGTGATGGTAGTGGTGTTATTCTAGATCAAAATTTGCGCTTTGTTAAACCTGTTTATTATGATGATGTCATTACAGTAAAATGTGAAGTTAAAGATGTTATAGACAAGAAAAAATTCACTATGGTTAAAATTGCAACTAATGTTTATAACCAAAATGATGAGTTAGTAATCGAGGGTGAAGCGACAGTTATTCCTGAAGCTTAA
- a CDS encoding nitronate monooxygenase has translation MNRVNQLLGTKYPIIQGDMAQLATAQLAAAVSNAGGLGIIAAGGKTPDEVREQIHEARQLTDNNFGVNLMLMDPNSPKIAQVIVEEQVPIITTGAGTPKKLMPVMKANGIKVIPVIPNVELAVKMEQLGVDAVVAEGMEAGGHIGQLTSQVLWPQVSDAVSIPVIAAGGIADGRGIVDAFVDGAEGVQLGTLFSIAKESPVGPKWRQAIIEATDTSTIITGLSLGAPVRSLKNKMTLKFSELERNAQNREELETIAVGGLKKAVFDDDVETGSLMAGQISGMIKEAKTCREIIEDLFNDANAVANKVQSPLF, from the coding sequence ATTAATCGAGTTAATCAACTTTTAGGTACTAAATATCCTATTATTCAAGGAGACATGGCTCAATTAGCTACCGCCCAACTAGCAGCAGCTGTTTCAAATGCTGGAGGTTTGGGAATTATTGCTGCAGGTGGTAAAACTCCTGACGAAGTGCGGGAACAAATTCACGAAGCTCGTCAATTAACTGATAACAATTTTGGCGTCAATCTTATGTTAATGGATCCTAATTCTCCTAAGATTGCTCAAGTAATTGTTGAAGAACAAGTTCCTATTATTACGACGGGTGCAGGAACACCTAAAAAATTAATGCCAGTTATGAAGGCTAATGGTATCAAAGTTATTCCAGTCATTCCCAATGTTGAATTAGCAGTTAAAATGGAACAATTGGGTGTTGACGCGGTAGTTGCCGAAGGAATGGAAGCAGGTGGTCATATTGGGCAATTAACTTCTCAAGTATTATGGCCTCAAGTAAGTGATGCAGTTTCTATTCCAGTAATTGCTGCAGGTGGGATTGCAGATGGACGTGGAATTGTTGATGCCTTTGTCGATGGCGCAGAAGGAGTGCAATTGGGAACATTATTCTCAATAGCCAAAGAAAGTCCTGTCGGACCTAAATGGCGCCAAGCAATTATTGAAGCAACAGATACTTCCACAATTATTACTGGCTTGTCTTTAGGCGCTCCAGTAAGATCCTTAAAAAATAAAATGACTTTGAAATTTAGTGAATTAGAAAGAAACGCCCAGAACCGTGAAGAGTTAGAAACTATTGCAGTTGGTGGCTTAAAGAAAGCAGTTTTTGATGATGATGTAGAAACTGGTTCTTTAATGGCCGGCCAAATTTCAGGGATGATTAAGGAAGCTAAAACTTGCAGAGAAATTATTGAAGATTTATTTAATGATGCCAATGCAGTCGCAAATAAAGTTCAATCGCCTTTATTTTAA
- a CDS encoding AAA family ATPase, with protein sequence MLNTEADFFNKLLALTNNYYTEFKPIVIGISGNIAVGKSTFANKLYQYLNKHLSNLKIQLVCTDCFLYANTYLKQKHLFDRKGFPESYDKSLIDRFISSINNDNKIDLPVYDHQINDINFKYCKNISQPDILIIEGIISLQLPLRNIINYSIFLDAVNPTVFEWYLQRCNKIYGNKFQQFKSEIDNAWSQINIPNYQQNIIPTKKYADTVLYLNKNHQIIKIQHRCKQNMITYCNKLSIDD encoded by the coding sequence ATGTTAAATACAGAAGCTGATTTTTTTAATAAATTGCTTGCTTTAACAAATAATTATTACACAGAATTTAAACCAATAGTTATTGGAATTTCTGGTAATATTGCTGTGGGCAAATCCACTTTTGCTAATAAATTATACCAATATTTAAATAAGCACTTATCTAATTTAAAAATACAATTAGTTTGTACTGATTGTTTTTTATATGCAAATACTTATTTAAAGCAAAAGCATCTTTTTGATCGTAAAGGCTTTCCTGAAAGTTATGATAAAAGCTTAATAGATAGATTTATTAGTAGTATAAATAATGATAACAAAATCGACTTGCCTGTATATGATCATCAAATTAACGATATTAATTTCAAATATTGCAAAAATATTTCTCAACCCGATATTCTAATTATTGAAGGTATTATTTCTTTGCAATTACCCTTACGTAATATTATTAATTATAGTATTTTTTTGGATGCAGTTAATCCGACTGTTTTCGAATGGTATTTACAGCGATGCAATAAAATATACGGTAATAAATTCCAACAATTTAAATCAGAAATTGATAATGCTTGGTCACAAATAAACATTCCTAATTATCAGCAAAATATAATTCCTACTAAAAAGTATGCTGATACTGTTTTGTACTTAAATAAAAATCATCAAATAATTAAAATTCAACATCGATGTAAACAAAACATGATAACGTATTGTAATAAGTTATCAATTGACGACTAA
- a CDS encoding ECF transporter S component, with amino-acid sequence MRKHKAYKLAIRAILIAIILVQSMTPFLGFIPLGLVNVTIIHLTVIVAAIVLGPGDGALVGLIWGLGTMIRAYSAPTSPLDTMVFTNPIIAVLPRILVGYLAGIIYRSTKNKIKSQTVRMALAAAIGSLTNTITVLGLMRLMFAGAMASAYKVTSGALNGVIMTVVATNGIPELIAAIIIVPMIYLAVLRANKFLDN; translated from the coding sequence ATGAGAAAACATAAAGCATATAAACTAGCAATTCGGGCTATTTTAATAGCGATTATTTTAGTTCAATCAATGACTCCCTTTCTGGGTTTTATTCCTTTAGGATTAGTCAATGTAACGATTATTCATTTAACCGTAATTGTAGCGGCAATTGTTTTAGGACCTGGAGATGGCGCATTAGTGGGCTTAATTTGGGGATTAGGGACGATGATTCGCGCTTATAGCGCGCCAACGAGTCCTTTGGATACAATGGTCTTCACTAATCCAATCATTGCAGTATTACCACGGATTTTGGTGGGCTATTTAGCGGGGATTATTTATCGCAGCACTAAAAACAAAATCAAATCGCAAACAGTACGCATGGCTTTAGCGGCAGCGATTGGTTCTTTAACCAATACAATCACCGTTTTAGGCTTGATGCGCTTAATGTTTGCTGGCGCCATGGCGAGCGCTTATAAAGTGACTTCAGGAGCTTTAAATGGAGTCATTATGACCGTAGTGGCTACTAATGGCATTCCAGAATTAATTGCAGCTATAATTATTGTGCCCATGATTTATTTGGCAGTGTTACGTGCAAATAAGTTTTTAGATAATTAA
- a CDS encoding ROK family protein: protein MTKNYLSIDIGGTNIKYGILNIRGEMLQHDHIKTPKSDLPAFMTMINKLIATVADNLAGIAISAPGKVDPQSGCIYGGGALPFLDGVNFKEQLQTKYNCPVAVENDGKAAALAELWLGTLHNINTGAVLVLGTGIGGGIIVDGQLLRGAHWQAGEVSYMILSPYANKVSQIAGYHGSAVAMIERCAHKLQLSNQQDGLTVFEAVKAHDERIMPIFNEYCDAIATIILNLQTVIDVQRIAIGGGISAQPLLIQGIQNAYLSINERIPLIAEQLEPVEIMATHFHNNSNLYGALYNLILQNKVLKK from the coding sequence GTGACAAAGAACTATTTAAGTATTGATATTGGCGGTACCAATATTAAATATGGCATTTTAAATATCCGCGGAGAAATGTTGCAACATGATCACATTAAAACTCCAAAAAGTGATTTGCCTGCTTTTATGACTATGATAAATAAATTGATAGCTACTGTTGCAGATAATCTTGCTGGAATTGCGATTAGTGCCCCTGGAAAAGTAGACCCACAAAGTGGTTGTATCTATGGCGGTGGCGCGTTGCCTTTTTTGGATGGGGTTAATTTTAAAGAGCAATTGCAGACTAAATATAATTGTCCAGTAGCAGTGGAAAACGATGGAAAAGCCGCTGCTTTGGCAGAATTATGGTTAGGTACTTTGCACAATATTAATACTGGTGCTGTTTTAGTTCTTGGAACTGGAATCGGCGGGGGAATTATTGTAGATGGTCAATTGTTGCGGGGAGCACATTGGCAAGCTGGTGAAGTGAGTTACATGATTTTATCGCCTTATGCAAATAAAGTCTCACAAATTGCGGGATATCATGGCTCTGCAGTGGCAATGATTGAACGCTGTGCACACAAATTGCAGTTATCTAATCAACAAGATGGTCTGACAGTATTTGAAGCAGTAAAGGCTCATGATGAACGCATAATGCCAATTTTTAATGAGTACTGTGATGCAATCGCAACGATTATTTTAAATTTACAAACCGTAATTGATGTTCAACGGATTGCTATTGGTGGTGGAATTAGTGCGCAGCCGTTATTAATCCAAGGAATTCAAAACGCTTATTTAAGCATTAATGAACGCATTCCTTTGATTGCAGAACAACTAGAACCTGTTGAAATTATGGCCACTCATTTTCATAATAATTCTAACTTATATGGTGCTTTGTATAATTTGATTTTGCAAAATAAAGTTCTAAAAAAATGA
- a CDS encoding TIGR00730 family Rossman fold protein codes for MKKIAVYCGAASGNDTRFQQATIELAHYLVEHNLALVYGGGGVGLMGLLAKTVLQADGQVYGIMTKELVERGAALSELTNLQVVADMSERKQQMMDLSDGCIALPGGPGTLEEISQSFSWTRLGDYTKPCVLYNVAGYYNTLQQMFEQMVAKGFLTTADFEKLLFSDSLDEIFAFMETYIPPQIRTYPK; via the coding sequence ATGAAAAAAATTGCAGTTTATTGTGGTGCAGCATCAGGAAATGATACAAGATTTCAGCAAGCGACTATCGAATTAGCTCATTATTTAGTCGAACATAATTTGGCATTAGTATATGGTGGCGGTGGTGTTGGACTTATGGGTTTATTAGCAAAAACAGTTTTGCAAGCAGATGGTCAAGTTTATGGTATTATGACCAAAGAGCTAGTCGAACGTGGCGCGGCGTTATCAGAATTAACTAATTTACAGGTAGTAGCTGATATGTCAGAACGCAAACAGCAAATGATGGATTTATCAGATGGTTGCATCGCTTTGCCAGGTGGTCCAGGAACTTTAGAAGAGATTTCCCAATCTTTTTCATGGACACGTTTAGGAGATTATACGAAACCCTGCGTTTTATATAATGTAGCTGGATACTATAATACTTTGCAACAAATGTTTGAACAGATGGTTGCTAAAGGATTTTTAACAACTGCTGACTTTGAAAAATTATTATTTTCTGATTCTTTAGACGAAATTTTTGCTTTTATGGAGACTTATATACCGCCCCAAATAAGGACTTATCCAAAATAA
- the pepT gene encoding peptidase T, which yields MKYKIDNNNLLNNFLIYAKINTRSNPNNSKQIPSTNCQLDLIKILKQQLEELNLQEVKVNPKNSYLTALLPSNTDEARPTIGFIAHLDTADFESENVNPQVHYNYDGKPIKFDNGLELTTTEFPNLKKFIGQTLITTDGKTLLGVDDKAGIASIISAITYLLNHPEISHGPIKIGFGPDEEIGQGAKHFDISDFQADFAYTLDNGDIGDIEYETFNAAQAVITIQGKSVHPGQAKEGGLVNAITIGEKIDSIIPQFERAEFTDNREGYYLMLNFDAKIESAELTYIIRDFDHNNFEKRKQLIRNIVNLLNQQLDRPRINLQIEDEYYNMADIIKKNPYTIDLAKQALINLGITPTIKAFRGGTDGSLITYQGMPTPNLFNGGDNFHGPYEFVTVEAMQAVAATIIEISHISK from the coding sequence ATGAAATATAAAATAGATAATAATAATTTGTTAAATAACTTTTTAATTTATGCCAAAATAAATACTAGATCTAATCCAAATAATTCAAAACAAATTCCCTCCACAAATTGTCAACTAGATTTAATAAAAATATTAAAGCAGCAGTTGGAAGAGTTGAATTTGCAAGAAGTAAAAGTTAATCCTAAAAATAGTTATTTAACTGCTCTTTTACCTAGCAACACGGATGAAGCACGTCCTACTATTGGTTTTATTGCGCACTTGGATACTGCAGACTTTGAATCAGAAAATGTTAATCCTCAAGTTCACTACAATTACGATGGTAAACCTATTAAATTCGACAACGGTTTAGAATTAACTACCACTGAATTTCCTAACTTAAAAAAATTTATAGGCCAAACGTTAATTACTACCGATGGAAAAACTTTATTAGGTGTTGATGATAAAGCTGGAATTGCATCTATTATAAGTGCTATTACCTATCTATTAAATCACCCAGAAATAAGCCATGGACCAATTAAAATTGGCTTTGGTCCTGATGAAGAGATTGGTCAAGGAGCTAAACACTTTGATATTTCCGATTTTCAAGCGGATTTTGCATATACATTGGACAACGGTGATATTGGAGATATTGAATACGAAACTTTTAATGCAGCACAAGCAGTTATTACTATTCAGGGAAAAAGCGTACATCCTGGACAAGCAAAAGAGGGCGGACTAGTTAATGCTATTACTATTGGTGAAAAAATAGACTCAATAATTCCTCAATTTGAACGGGCAGAATTCACTGATAATCGTGAAGGATATTATTTAATGCTTAATTTTGATGCTAAAATTGAAAGTGCTGAGTTGACCTATATTATTCGTGATTTTGATCATAATAATTTCGAAAAACGTAAACAACTTATTCGCAATATAGTTAATCTACTTAATCAACAATTAGATCGACCAAGAATAAATCTCCAAATAGAAGATGAATATTACAACATGGCAGATATTATCAAAAAGAATCCATACACCATCGATTTAGCAAAACAAGCTTTAATAAATTTGGGAATTACTCCAACAATCAAAGCATTCCGTGGAGGTACTGATGGCTCATTGATTACTTATCAAGGAATGCCAACTCCAAACCTATTTAATGGTGGTGATAATTTTCATGGTCCATATGAATTTGTGACCGTAGAAGCTATGCAAGCAGTAGCAGCTACTATTATTGAAATTAGTCATATATCCAAATAG